The segment GCCGCCGGGAGTTGAAGTTGACATTCCCCTCCAGTCCTATTTCCGTCTGAATGCCCCGGGAGCGGGGCAGTTCGAGCATACCCTGATTATTGTGGATAAGGGGGCCAAGCTGCATTTTATTGAAGGCTGTTCGGCACCCAAATATAATGTGACCAACCTGCATGCCGGCTGTGTGGAGCTCTATGTCGGTGAAGGCGCCAGCCTGCGCTATTCGACCATCGAAAACTGGTCGCGCAATATGCTGAATTTAAATACCAAGCGGGCTGTTGTTGAGAAAAACGGTTTAATCGAATGGGTGTCAGGCTCTTTCGGCTCCAAGATTTCCATGCTCTATCCCCGCAGCATTTTGAAAGGGGAAGGGGCCAGGGCGGAATTCAATGGAGTTACCTTTGCCGCCGAAGGCCAGCATCTGGATACCGGAGCGGCCGTAATTCACGCCGCCCCCTATACTTCCTCCAACATCAGTTCCCGTTCCATCGCCAAGGGTGGCGGTGTTGCCACTTACCGAGGTGCTATCAAGGTGGCTCCCCAGGCCCACCACGTCAAGTCGTCGGTCAACTGTGAGTCGCTGATGCTGGACGATTTGTCCCGGTCGGATACGCTGCCGGTCATTGATGTCCAGCAGGATGAGGTGGATATCGGCCATGAAGCGAAGATCGGCCGGATCAGCGAGGAGGCCGTTTTTTATCTTATGAGCCGCGGCATCAGCGAGGAAGAAGCCAAGGCCATGATTGTACGGGGCTTTGTGGAACCGGTCGCCAAGGAACTGCCTTTGGAATATGCCGTGGAAATGAACAATTTGATCAATATGGAACTGGAAGGGGCCATTGGCTAAGAGGTGAGGACATGGAAAAACATAATGAGATAGTAAATGCGATTCCGGTGCGGACCTGGAATTGGCTGGGTGTCAATGAAACGGCGATGCCTGTTGCTTTTCCGGTCGTCAAGGCTTATCGCAAGCAGCCACTGGTTCTGACCGGGGGAAAATCGGTAACCATCACATCCCTCAAAGACAGTCAGGCTCAACTGCAACAGTTGGGGCCACTGCCCAAGGCCGGTGTCAGTGGCACTATGAACCGCCTGGTGGCGGAACATACCAACAGCGGATACTTTATTGAAACGGTGGCAGGACAGAAATGTCAGAATCCGCTGGTTTTGCAGTATCATCTGGATGAGGCTGATCCGGTGCTGGTGGACCGGCAGGTCATCCTGGCCCGGGAAAACAGTGAAATCACGGTGGTCATCCGTTATACCTCCCAGGCCGGTACAGCCGCCTATCATAGCGGCATAACTCAGGTCGTTGCCCTGGCCGGTGCGGTAGTGCATCTGGTCAAGGTGCAGCTTTTGGCCGATGATGCTTACCACATGGATGCCGTAGGTGTTGTCAGTGGCGATAACGGACAGGCGGACTGTACGTTGGTCGAACTGGGAGCCTGCCAGACCATTACCAATTGCCAGACTCAACTGATGGGTGCCCACAGCGCCGGGAGCATTCAGTCCATCTACTTTGGTGATAAAGACCGCAGTATTGATATCAATCATGTCCTGACTCATCAGGCCCGGCAGTCGGTAGGCGAGATCAAAGCCCGTGGGGCGCTGCTGGACCGGAGCCGGAAGATATTCCGCGGTACGCTGGACTTTCTGAAGGGTGCCCGCGGTGCCAAGGGTAAAGAAGAAGAATATGCCGTATTGCTCAGCCCCGATGTACGCAACTGGTCGGTGCCGCTGATGCTGTGCGGTGAAGAATCCGTAGAAGGCCAGCACGCCGCCAGTGCCGGCAAAGTAGATGAAAATAAGCTGTTTTATCTAATGAGCCGGGGTCTTAGCGAGAACGAAGCGAAAAAGCTGATTATTGAGGCCTCCTTTGAACCCATCCTGGCCCGGATACCGGTTGAGCAGTTAAAAGAAGAAATTTCGTCCTATGTGAAAGGGAGGCTAGCCTATGTCCAGTAACTATCAAAAAGACTTTCCACTGCTCAAGCAGACCACGGCAAATGGCAAGCGCTTGGTTTACCTTGACAACGGAGCCACAACCCAAAAGCCCTTATCGGTCATTCAGGCGCTGGAAGGCTATTATGGCACGTCCAATGCCAATCCTCACCGGGGCGCCTATGGGCTGAGTGTGAAGGCGACCGAACTGTACGAAAATGCCCGGGAGAAAGTCCGCCAATTTTTGGGGGCAGCCAAAACAGAGGAGATTATTTTCACTAAAAACGCCACCGAATCGCTTAATCTGATTGCCTACAGCTATGGCCTGCAGTTTATCGAAGCAGGTGATGAAATCGTGCTGTCCATCGCCGAGCATCACAGCAATATGGTGCCCTGGCAACAGGTGGCTAAGGCGCGCGGCGCTGTGCTGAAATACATGTATGTCAATGCCGACGGCGTGTTGCCGGAGGAGGAAATCGAGTCGAAAATTACGGCGAAGACCAAGCTGGTGGCGGTGACTCATGTATCCAATGTGCTGGGGATTGTCAACCCGATCCGGCGGATTGCCGCTAAGGCTCACTCGGTTGGGGCTGTGATTGTGGTGGATGGCGCGCAGAGCGTGCCCCATTTGGCAGTAAATGTCCGGGAACTGGATGTGGACTTTTTTGTTTTCTCAGGTCATAAAATGCTGGCACCCATGGGCATCGGTGTTTTATACGGCCGGGAGGAGCTGCTGGAGGCTATGCCGCCTTTTCTCTGCGGCGGCGATATGATCGAGTATGTGGAGGAGCAGGATACCACCTTTGCGCCGCTGCCGGCCAAGTTTGAGGCAGGGACGCAGAATGTGGGCGGTGCCGTAGGATTGACGGCCGCTATTGAGTATCTGGAGCAAACCGGTCTGGATGTCATCGAACGGGAAGAACGGGAACTGGTCCGCTATGCGGTGGAAAAGCTGCAGCAATTGCCCTATATTACATTGTATGGCTGCGGTGATCTGACGAATAAAACCGGGGTGATTTCCTTTAATGTCAAGGATGTACATCCCCATGATGTGTCCACCATTCTGGATGCCGATGGGATTGCCATCCGGGCCGGCCATCACTGTGCCCACCCTCTGATGCATTACCTGGGCGTCAATGCCACCTGCCGGGCCAGCCTTTATTTTTATAATACCCGCGAAGATGTGGATGCGTTGCTTGACAGCCTAAGCCGGGTGAGAGGAGTGCTGGGCTATGGATCTTAGTGAAATTTATACGGAGATTATTGCCGAACACAGCAAGTCGCTCCGCAATAAAAAGCACATGGACAATCCCACGGTGACGTTAAAGGGGCGCAATCCCAGTTGCGGCGATGAAATTGAGCTGGAGCTTAAGCTGGAGAACGGAGTGATCCGGGACGCCCTGTTTACCGGCGTGGGCTGCGCCATATCCCAGGCTTCGACTTCCATGATGATTGATCTGATCCGGGGACAGACGGTAGAAAAAGCCCAGGAACTGATTGATACCTTTCTGGGCATGATCAAACGGGAGATCACCGATGACGAGCAATTGGAAGTACTGGATGAGGCGGCAGCGCTGAAAAATATCTCCAACATGCCGGCCCGCGTCAAATGTGCCGTGCTGTCCTGGCATACGTTGGAGGACGGTATTAAAAAGTCCCGCTGACGGCCAGGTGGGGAGAGAAGCAAATAAAAGTATAAAGGCCAGAAAATAAAGACCGGTATCTTAGGTGCCTGTCAATATTTTCTGGCCTTATTTAGTTTTTATAAAGTAATGAAACCGTGATCTACTAAACAGTCTGTTAGATGAGATAGAGTGTTCTATCTGGAAATTTTATGTTAAAATTATTATAGGCTGTCAGGGAACGGTTGGCTACTCCCGTGAAAAGGGGGTGGTGCCTATGACCACATATGAAGCGTTATCATTTGCTGTTGCATTTGCTACGTTGATTGTTTTGGTCATAAAAAGCAAATAACCGCTCCCTGCCCAAAGGTTAGCGGTTATTTCTTAACTACTTAATTTTGGTCAACCGTTTCCGGTTGCAGCCTAGGGTTGGTATGTTAGCGCATGCCGACCCTTTTTATATATTCATTATAACCTATCTTAAAAAGAATATGCAAGTTTTAACGTTGTTTTTCCGGGTTTCGCCTGCCGGAAAAAATGCACCCGATTTCTATGGCTAGTGGATAATTTTATTGCTTCTTAGCCATGCTGTGGGTGTGTGAAACTGAATTACAGCACCTTCAAGCACCAGGCGATCAGCCTTTGGACCAGAACATCGATGTATTGTTACATAGCTTGCAGCTTTTGGTCGTACTGTGTGTTACAATGTAAAGGTAAAAGTTTTGCCTTACAGGGGCAAACTATACCATGGGTGGTTTGAAGAACTTAGTGATCTGTCCACTCTGAAATCATAATGACTTCACGGGCCTTTTTCCCGCTATGCTTTGTTGTCATCGGCTACCTATGCCCATAGGTGCGTCGCCTATGCCTTGCCTTGCGAAAAAATCCTGCGAATTCTTTTACGCTTTCAAAGTAGACAGACCACTGGCCCTGTGATTTTCCAAGACAAGGAGTCGATCTTCATATGATAATCAAACCAAAATTCCGCGGATTTGTTTGTGCTACAGCACATCCCGAGGGCTGTGCATACCTGGTAAAAAAGCAAATACAATATGTGAAAGCAGAACAGCAGCTCAAGGGGCCTAAACGGGTTCTGGTAATTGGTGCGTCCACCGGCTATGGTCTGGCGTCAAGAATTGTGGCTGCTTTTGGTTGTGGAGCCAGTACCATCGGCGTTTCTTTGGAGAAGAATGCCCTTCATAACACTACGGCAACCGCCGGGTGGTATAACACGGTCACCTTTGAAAAGGAAGCGGCGGCAGCCGGGCTGTATTCAAGAAGTATCAACGGAGATGCCTTTTCTAATGAGATCAAGGAAAGAACGATTGAACTAATCAAACAGGACTTAAAAAAGATTGATCTGGTTGTATATAGTATCGCTGCTCCCCGCCGGACTGATCCTGCCACCGGTGAAATGAGTTCTTCCGTTATTAAGCCTATTGGTAAGCCTTTCACCAGCAAAACGATTAATCTGAATTCCCACGACCTTTATGATGTTACCCTGGAGCCGGCCAGTGAAGAGGAAATCAGGCAGACCGTAAAAGTCATGGGGGGCGAGGACTGGCAGCTTTGGCTGGAGGCGCTGGAAAATGCCGGAGTTTTGGCCGAGGGAGTAAAGACCGTCAGTTATTCTTATATCGGGCCTGAATTGACCTATCCGATTTATACCGGCGGAACCATCGGCAAGGCTAAGGAACATCTCGTGGCAACGGCAAAATTGCTGAATGATCAACTCAAGGCAATTGGCGGCAAAGCTTTTGTTTCAGTGAACAAAGCATTAGTCACCCAGGCCAGTGCGGCTATTCCTGTTGTACCGTTATATTTGATGCTGCTCACAAAAGTCATGGAGAGCAAAAACATAAATGAAGACTGTATAGAGCAGATCTATCGCCTCTTTGCTGACAGATTGTATGCGGCGGAGGGGCGTTTAGACGAGACAACGGTGATTCGGATTGATGACCGGGAACTGCGGGAAGATGTGCAGGCGGAAGTGCTGCAGCTATGGGAACAGGTCTGTTCGGGTAAGCAGGATGTCAGCGGCGCTGTCGAGCGATTCCGCAGGGAGTTTCTAAATCTTTTCGGATTTGAATATGAGCATATAGATTATGAACAGGAAAGCGAAGCGGAACAAGGACACTCGCATATCCTGACTTTATAAGCTATGCTGTTTTAAGTAACGCAGCCGAACTTTTGACGATTATCGCATTAATGTTTAGTAGGCAGAAAATAGGTAATGCAGTTCATTCTTGTAATGTTAACCTGCGCGTCTGACCGTATAAAACGGGTCAGTTCGCGCAGGTTTGATTTTTATGGAGAATATGAAAACTAATCATCTAAAATGCCGGCAGTACCGGATGCGTAAGTATTGGCAATACACAAAATCCTTAAAATTTGATATTTCTGTTTCGATTAAAATTAACCAAAGTATAACCTGATATTAACATGAGGAGGAAAAGAAACATGGTACGCTAAAACAGAGGGTGAGGCGTATGTCGGATAAATTGATCAATAGTTTATTCCTGTTACTGGCGATTGGCTATATGGTCATGTGTTTTTTGCAATGGAGTATTATTTCTGAGCCTGGTGGCATGTTTGATTTACCTGCATCGTAAAAGTACGGTAAAAAGGGAAAAGCTATGGTGATGGTAACCAATAATCCGCTCCGGAAAACAACTGGGAAGATCGTCTTGCGGCCTGCTCTGAAGGGGAAACCGGCGTATCATAAAAAAGGTTGTCAAACGCATTGGTTTGACAACCTTTTTTATTTGGAAAATTAAAAGGTATGAGAAGCGGGAAGGATTTAGTTAGCAAGAAATAAAAGAAAAAATATATTTGCCCGCCGGCATGATGATTCTCTCAAACCGGCAGGAATATGGACTTGTTTCGGTAAATTGGGTTATTATATAGGAAAAAATACATAGGAGGGGGATAAAATAAAAGTTAAATGGTTAGGAAATTTCTGTTTTTTATTTACTGCCAATAGGGGTATGAAAGTTTTGAC is part of the Propionispora hippei DSM 15287 genome and harbors:
- the sufB gene encoding Fe-S cluster assembly protein SufB; the protein is MDKKKTAVADIERGLYDIKNEDRARYKAAKGLTAEIVLDISREKRDPEWMRDFRLQALEIYSKTPLPSWGPSLQELDMDNIVTYVRPDTEMKGNWREVPDDIKNTFERLGIPQAEQESLAGVGAQYDSEVVYHNVKQELVKQGVVYTDMESALREHEDLVKKHFMKLVTPRDHKFVALHGAVWSGGSFVYVPPGVEVDIPLQSYFRLNAPGAGQFEHTLIIVDKGAKLHFIEGCSAPKYNVTNLHAGCVELYVGEGASLRYSTIENWSRNMLNLNTKRAVVEKNGLIEWVSGSFGSKISMLYPRSILKGEGARAEFNGVTFAAEGQHLDTGAAVIHAAPYTSSNISSRSIAKGGGVATYRGAIKVAPQAHHVKSSVNCESLMLDDLSRSDTLPVIDVQQDEVDIGHEAKIGRISEEAVFYLMSRGISEEEAKAMIVRGFVEPVAKELPLEYAVEMNNLINMELEGAIG
- the sufD gene encoding Fe-S cluster assembly protein SufD — encoded protein: MEKHNEIVNAIPVRTWNWLGVNETAMPVAFPVVKAYRKQPLVLTGGKSVTITSLKDSQAQLQQLGPLPKAGVSGTMNRLVAEHTNSGYFIETVAGQKCQNPLVLQYHLDEADPVLVDRQVILARENSEITVVIRYTSQAGTAAYHSGITQVVALAGAVVHLVKVQLLADDAYHMDAVGVVSGDNGQADCTLVELGACQTITNCQTQLMGAHSAGSIQSIYFGDKDRSIDINHVLTHQARQSVGEIKARGALLDRSRKIFRGTLDFLKGARGAKGKEEEYAVLLSPDVRNWSVPLMLCGEESVEGQHAASAGKVDENKLFYLMSRGLSENEAKKLIIEASFEPILARIPVEQLKEEISSYVKGRLAYVQ
- a CDS encoding cysteine desulfurase encodes the protein MSSNYQKDFPLLKQTTANGKRLVYLDNGATTQKPLSVIQALEGYYGTSNANPHRGAYGLSVKATELYENAREKVRQFLGAAKTEEIIFTKNATESLNLIAYSYGLQFIEAGDEIVLSIAEHHSNMVPWQQVAKARGAVLKYMYVNADGVLPEEEIESKITAKTKLVAVTHVSNVLGIVNPIRRIAAKAHSVGAVIVVDGAQSVPHLAVNVRELDVDFFVFSGHKMLAPMGIGVLYGREELLEAMPPFLCGGDMIEYVEEQDTTFAPLPAKFEAGTQNVGGAVGLTAAIEYLEQTGLDVIEREERELVRYAVEKLQQLPYITLYGCGDLTNKTGVISFNVKDVHPHDVSTILDADGIAIRAGHHCAHPLMHYLGVNATCRASLYFYNTREDVDALLDSLSRVRGVLGYGS
- the sufU gene encoding Fe-S cluster assembly sulfur transfer protein SufU; this translates as MDLSEIYTEIIAEHSKSLRNKKHMDNPTVTLKGRNPSCGDEIELELKLENGVIRDALFTGVGCAISQASTSMMIDLIRGQTVEKAQELIDTFLGMIKREITDDEQLEVLDEAAALKNISNMPARVKCAVLSWHTLEDGIKKSR
- the fabV gene encoding enoyl-ACP reductase FabV, whose amino-acid sequence is MIIKPKFRGFVCATAHPEGCAYLVKKQIQYVKAEQQLKGPKRVLVIGASTGYGLASRIVAAFGCGASTIGVSLEKNALHNTTATAGWYNTVTFEKEAAAAGLYSRSINGDAFSNEIKERTIELIKQDLKKIDLVVYSIAAPRRTDPATGEMSSSVIKPIGKPFTSKTINLNSHDLYDVTLEPASEEEIRQTVKVMGGEDWQLWLEALENAGVLAEGVKTVSYSYIGPELTYPIYTGGTIGKAKEHLVATAKLLNDQLKAIGGKAFVSVNKALVTQASAAIPVVPLYLMLLTKVMESKNINEDCIEQIYRLFADRLYAAEGRLDETTVIRIDDRELREDVQAEVLQLWEQVCSGKQDVSGAVERFRREFLNLFGFEYEHIDYEQESEAEQGHSHILTL